TGGCTTATTCGCAGACACTCAGAGGTTTGTATCAGAATGTGAGATTTGTCAACGACACAAGTATTCCACTCTCGCACCTGCAGGCTTACTTCAACCTCTACTAGTACCACAGATGGTGTGGGAAGACATAACGATGGATTTCGTAGAGGGTTTACCTACTTCTCAAGGAAGGAATGTCATTATGGTGATCGTGGATAGACTGAGTAAATACAGTCATTTCTTGAGTTTGAAGCATCCATTCGAAGCTGCAGATGTAGCCAAGTTATTCATCAAAGAAGTGGTCAAGCTCCATGGGTATCCAGCTTCAATAGTCTCTGACCGTGGTAGTACATTTTAAGTGCATTCTGGAAAGAGTGTTTCAAAATCTCAGGCACTAAACTCAAGTATAGCACAGCTTTTCACCCTCAAACGGATGGGCAGACAGAAGTGTTGAATCGAAGCTTGGAAACTTATCTCAGATGTTTGGCATCGGCTCACCGTAAAACTTGGCATCAATATCTGTCTTGGGCTGAGTTGTGGTACAACTCATCGTATCACACTTCTCTGAAGACATCACCGTTTCGTGTCATGTATGGGAGGGACCCTCCAGCGATTGTAAGGTTTGAGGAGAACTCAACTAAAATTGTGGAGTTAGAGCGGATGATGAAGGAACTCAACTAAAATTGCTCAGATTAAGAGACATCTAATTCATGCGCAACAGTTAATGAAGAACAATGCAGACAAGCACCGTAGAGACGTCGAGTATGAGGTGGGAACATGGGTGTTCTTGAAGTTGAGACCTTACAGGCAACAATCAGTGACCAAACGGGCTTGCCAGAAGTTAGCTGCTAAGTACTTTGGCCCATATGAGATCATGGAACGAATCGGGAAGGCGGCTTATCGTCTAAAACTTCCAGACGGATCGAAGATTCACCCTGTCTTCCATGTgtctcaaattaaaaaattgctAGGTGAACGCCATCAGATTATTCCATTGCCTGACTCGttgaatgaagatgaagagttGGTATTAGAGCCTGAAGAAGTGTTGGAGACAAGGTACAATGTTAATGGCGTGTTGGAAGCGTTGGTTCGTTGGAAGGGTTTGCCGGAACAAGAAAATTCGTGGGAAGTTTGCAAGGAGCTTAAGAAGCAATTCCCTACTCTGgcgcttgaggacaagcttcaTTTCAGAAAGAAGAACAGAGATGATGGAGCACGTGCGGACTTGGAGGGAGACACGTGCGCTTGAGATCGAGTTGTATATAAAGagaattgttaaaaaatagaggatttatgttgtttgttgtgagGAAACGAGACATATGAGTCTTCGTTGGGAGAGGTTAACTTCTAGCTGCGTCTAGAGTCCTCTGTTTCAGTCAGTTAGGAATTGTAACGAACATTCTTTTACAGATTAATAAAAAGAGCGTTTCATTCTTAACAGCTGGCTATGATCGAGTCCCCACGCCAATTCGGTTAACTGACTAGCTGTAAGAGAACCACCACTCCCGAAGGAGATATAAAGAACCGACTCATCTGGCTGTTcgtttaaccaatcaaaaaccgGATGTTCGTTCTTAGATGATTTTATCGGTATGCATAACGGTCCAACCGGATAAACTGGTACACGAGCGACCCGACCCAAAAGTTTTGGGTCTTGAAGAGATTTCAATGATTTGGGCTCCATCTCTTCCCATGTATTCACCAAAATTCCATCAGCCTTTGGGTAAGCCAGATAGTGACGGACCAAATCCCGGGACACCGGTTCGTCAAGAACCAAATATGAATCCATAGTATCTTCAAATCTAACCGGTTCACACCCCGGTACAGCGAGCGGGCTTCTTTGCACTGCGTGGTCTTCTTTGATATCTTTGTCCAATGTTGAATAATACATGGAAACTCCGAGGAAACGCGCGTTGGAAGCGAAAAACACATAAGCCAACATGTTTAGTTCCGCTGCGAGACATAATGCATCTGTACCGAACAAGTCGACGATCAGAGCCGTTGGCTTTTGATGCATGGCAGCGATCTTGGATCGGAGGGCAGGAACGGCTTCACGCATAATGACTCCGATCTTGGTCACCAAACGGTCTTCCGGGTTCACTAAACCAGAAATGTCCGGCGAAGGAAGATTGACGAGGTCCACACCGGTTGAGTTTAGAAACTTTGACTGAACGGAGGCTGCGTCAGTTTCGAGGACGAAGACGGTGACTTTAAACCCGTGGTTCGCGGAGAGACGCTTAGCTAGCTCCATCACCGGCATGACGTGGCCCATTCCGGGACTGGCAAACATGGCGGCATGTGGTTTTCTGATATGCATCACTTGTTCTTCAGTtggctttttgttttattttcgagaggattttttttgtaattgatgggtttctaattttctttggTCGTTGCATATGCATTACTCACTAATTTATAGCCTGTTTCTATCATTACTAGAAGTATATAACGtgcaaaattaaaatgttggcTTATggtcttctcaaaaaaaaagaagccaaatttgttttataaaatatattaatttaaagattaaactgtatatcaaataattttataatcaaattaaccgtatatcaaataattttataatcaaattaaaatgtaGGTaagatatctatttttttttttttcattataaaaagCAAAAGTGAGAAAATAGAAAGTTGAAGAAATTCCTCACTCTAAAACATGCAAAAGTGAAATATCTTCATCTAAATActgtaaataaaagaactacGAAAATTTAACTAATTGCATGTCAAAATCTTTTATCTAGTAAATTTTGTTGTAAGTCTAGTTatcaaaagaggaagaaaaaaatttatggtTAGTCAATTTATACATAAATGTTGCCACAGGCAGAACCGTACATTTGGGTGAGGACCATAGGGCCATAGGCTGTGGAAAGGTATTCTTACAGATATGTCCTTTTCGTGATTACATTTACGAATATGCcattttcctataaaaaaaactttggatttATCATTTTTGAATACTTAAtgtctatatttatatttttttatggataaaatacatattttatgaaaaaaatattaaactctaAGGACAAATATAATTGAACCAACTAAACCTAACATAAGAAGTTAAACGCatgtttaatcttatttttgtaaCCGAAAAAATGACAAATCCATAACAATATAGACAAAATGGCAAAACCATCATGCCATCACGAAAAGtggtaaattaatatttgactAGTATTTCTACCAATGCAGGCAcggaaatttaatttaaaatattttctcttaatataaatttttgagctcaaatatatttataaaaacttttgagtataaatctatataaacactaaacttactttactaagtgatatataacatatatatagttaaagataatatttttattatatctatttgcacgggattttagtttaaaatttttatcataagaatcattgaatataaatataataatttgaagtttaaaagataaatatatataagtgccatacttattttactaatctatatatatatataacatatattgtttagtgttacaataatattttcctaacaaattaacaatatatcaCGTGGTAACAATATATGATTTAAGAACTTTACTGGAACAATAAACAATACTGTTGATAATCTTTTGACATTTTATCCCTAgaagagttcattccatattcatatcccataaaaatatctttttaaaatttttaatgtcgaatgtcgatcgttgacctaattatagagattaTTTGAACATATTTATATCCtacattaaatgcaaatatacaaagttttatgaatatttttagtgctatgtcgctacaacggggttgtccaaatgcatcacctgctataatagaatttccgaccaagtcaagaatgcttagaTGGTGAAACGGTTAAATCCaacaatgaatatctattcactaatccaagttacatattatttttagatGTTAAATTTGTGATGCAACCTCAACTTTGTCTTCTCAAAGAAATATggtgtactttaaatatattgtttctgccaatattttggttaaaaacatttgataaaattgatgaaatctcaaacttgttttatttttgtttttataatgttaCAGAATTGTAGCTCTAGTCGATAATATGCCTTCTGAGATATGCTATACAAATCACATgtcactttttgtaacggcttaaatattatttttctaatattttttgaccattgattttgtttttctaatattatttttctaatattttttgaccattgattttgttttttagatggattaggt
The DNA window shown above is from Camelina sativa cultivar DH55 unplaced genomic scaffold, Cs unpScaffold00595, whole genome shotgun sequence and carries:
- the LOC104773627 gene encoding UDP-glycosyltransferase 72E3-like, which produces MHIRKPHAAMFASPGMGHVMPVMELAKRLSANHGFKVTVFVLETDAASVQSKFLNSTGVDLVNLPSPDISGLVNPEDRLVTKIGVIMREAVPALRSKIAAMHQKPTALIVDLFGTDALCLAAELNMLAYVFFASNARFLGVSMYYSTLDKDIKEDHAVQRSPLAVPGCEPVRFEDTMDSYLVLDEPVSRDLVRHYLAYPKADGILVNTWEEMEPKSLKSLQDPKLLGRVARVPVYPVGPLCIPIKSSKNEHPVFDWLNEQPDESVLYISFGSGGSLTASQLTELAWGLDHSQLLRMKRSFY